The proteins below are encoded in one region of Rhodopirellula halodulae:
- a CDS encoding terminase gpA endonuclease subunit — MANDPRKLKPSECCRLLNSTPLGTVINERQLHRHRVEAGNRIGDGRHVDLLAYADWLHEKRHTPKPVSDVDPYAKLKESARARNAAIALAGRDIGELPAVENPERKAMAAGSFRAFCEAYFRLTFHLEWSPDHLKVINKIEEAVIRGGLFSLAMARGSGKSSLAEVACIWAVLNGYRDFVCLIGSDEGHACDMLDSIKTELDSNDLLAADYPEVCFPIQALDGIANRANGQLFEGKRTQIGWTAKEIVLPTIASSKASGAIIKVAGLTGRIRGMKFKRPDGKTVRPSLVVLDDPQTDESARSLSQCANREAILAGAVLGLAGPGKKISGIMPCTVIRPGDMADNILSRDLHPEWNGERTRMVNAFPTNETLWQRYAEVRAEGLRSGDGGAAGTEFYRQNRQAMDAGADVSWKERFNHDELSAIQHAMNLKLQDEAAFFAEYQNEPLPEETVGADQLTADQVAAKINNLPRHRVPIAGNHLTAFIDVQGKLLFYVVAAWEDDFTGYVVDYGTYPDQQRTYFTLRDARHTLATAAEGTGLEGSIYAGLEALTSELLGREWQRDDGAAMKIGRCLIDANWGHSTNVVYQFCRQSPHASILLPSHGRFVGASSNPFSEYKRRPGDRVGLNWRVPTIHGKRAIRHVIYDTNWWKSFTHARLAVAMGDRGCLSIFGDRADQHRMFAEQVTAEYYVRTEGRGRTVDEWKSRPEQPDNHWLDCLVGSAVAASMQGALLFGTDMERASRRNRVSFREMQHRKRS; from the coding sequence GTGGCGAATGACCCACGCAAACTGAAACCGAGCGAGTGCTGTCGGCTACTCAACTCGACGCCCCTCGGCACCGTGATCAACGAACGGCAGTTGCATCGGCACCGAGTCGAAGCAGGCAATCGCATTGGAGACGGCCGGCACGTTGACCTGCTAGCGTACGCCGATTGGCTGCATGAGAAACGACACACACCGAAACCGGTTTCCGATGTCGATCCGTACGCAAAGCTCAAAGAGAGTGCCCGCGCGCGAAACGCCGCCATCGCTCTCGCCGGTCGCGACATCGGAGAATTGCCGGCGGTCGAGAATCCTGAACGCAAAGCGATGGCTGCCGGTTCATTCCGAGCGTTCTGCGAAGCGTACTTCCGGTTGACGTTTCATCTCGAATGGTCGCCGGACCACTTGAAGGTGATCAACAAAATCGAAGAAGCCGTCATCCGCGGCGGTCTCTTCTCGCTCGCCATGGCTCGTGGCTCCGGCAAGAGCTCACTCGCAGAAGTCGCTTGCATTTGGGCGGTGCTGAACGGTTATCGAGACTTCGTTTGTTTGATCGGTAGCGACGAAGGCCACGCCTGCGACATGCTCGACTCGATCAAAACCGAACTCGATAGCAACGATCTGCTTGCCGCCGACTATCCCGAGGTCTGTTTCCCAATCCAAGCCCTCGACGGAATTGCTAATCGCGCCAATGGCCAGCTATTCGAAGGCAAGCGAACACAAATTGGATGGACGGCGAAGGAAATCGTCTTGCCAACCATCGCCAGCAGTAAAGCCAGCGGCGCGATCATCAAGGTTGCTGGCCTGACCGGTCGCATCCGCGGCATGAAGTTCAAACGCCCCGACGGGAAAACGGTCCGGCCGTCGCTCGTAGTCCTGGATGACCCACAAACCGACGAGTCCGCTCGATCGCTATCCCAATGCGCCAATCGCGAAGCCATCCTCGCAGGCGCGGTCCTCGGACTGGCCGGCCCCGGCAAGAAGATCTCAGGCATCATGCCCTGCACGGTGATTCGACCCGGAGACATGGCCGACAACATACTCAGCCGCGACCTGCATCCGGAATGGAACGGAGAACGGACTCGCATGGTCAACGCGTTTCCAACCAACGAAACGCTCTGGCAACGCTACGCGGAGGTCCGCGCGGAAGGATTGCGGTCCGGCGATGGTGGAGCCGCCGGCACCGAGTTCTATCGCCAAAACCGTCAGGCGATGGATGCCGGCGCGGATGTCTCGTGGAAGGAACGCTTCAACCACGATGAACTATCAGCGATCCAACATGCGATGAACTTGAAGCTTCAGGACGAAGCCGCCTTCTTCGCCGAATACCAAAACGAACCGCTGCCGGAAGAAACCGTCGGTGCCGATCAACTGACCGCCGACCAAGTCGCTGCCAAGATTAACAACCTGCCTCGTCATCGAGTCCCGATCGCCGGCAATCATTTGACCGCATTCATCGACGTCCAAGGCAAGCTACTTTTCTACGTCGTCGCCGCCTGGGAGGACGATTTCACCGGCTACGTTGTCGACTATGGTACCTACCCCGATCAACAACGAACCTACTTCACGCTCCGCGACGCTCGGCACACATTGGCTACCGCCGCTGAGGGAACCGGACTCGAAGGCAGTATCTATGCCGGCCTCGAGGCATTAACGAGCGAGCTCCTCGGCCGCGAGTGGCAACGTGACGACGGTGCGGCGATGAAGATCGGTCGATGCCTAATCGACGCCAACTGGGGGCACTCGACCAACGTCGTCTATCAATTCTGCAGGCAAAGTCCCCACGCCTCGATCCTGCTACCTTCGCATGGCCGGTTCGTCGGCGCGTCGTCCAACCCCTTCAGCGAATACAAACGCCGGCCGGGTGATCGCGTTGGACTGAACTGGCGAGTCCCAACCATCCATGGCAAACGCGCCATTCGCCACGTGATCTACGACACGAATTGGTGGAAGTCCTTCACGCACGCGAGGCTTGCCGTTGCCATGGGCGACCGAGGCTGCCTTTCCATCTTCGGCGATCGCGCTGATCAACACCGAATGTTCGCCGAGCAAGTCACCGCTGAGTACTACGTCCGAACCGAAGGCCGCGGCCGAACCGTTGACGAATGGAAATCCCGCCCCGAGCAACCCGACAACCACTGGCTCGACTGCCTCGTCGGCTCTGCTGTCGCTGCTTCCATGCAAGGTGCGCTGCTGTTCGGTACGGACATGGAACGAGCATCTAGAAGAAATCGTGTTAGTTTTAGAGAAATGCAGCATCGCAAACGCAGCTGA
- a CDS encoding DNA modification methylase — protein sequence MQVEMWSLDRIKPYEKNPRINDDAVAPVVQSINEFGFRQPIVVDPDGVIIVGHTRWKAAKQLNLAEVPVHVATDLEPEAVKAYRIADNRTGENAEWDFDLLPLEIGELQNVGFNCELLGFNSDELAKLLDPGVEPGLTDPDDVPEPPDDAVTQPGDLWILGDHRLLCGDSTSVEDLDRLLAGAKIQLCNTDPPYNVKVEPRSKNAIAAGNSSFEAGKGKSKDGPKKMRAKDRPLTNDFVSDEEFNRLLEAWFGNIARVLEPGRSFYIWGGFSNIANYPPVLAKAGLYFSQAIIWDKMHPVMTRKDFMGAHEWAFYGWKEGAGHKFFGPNNATDLWHVKKIPPQQLEHLTGKPAELAVMAMQYSSRRGENVLDLFGGSGSTLIGAEQTGRNAFLMELDPPYCDVIVDRYQRFTGKAAVLERTGESPIPVGTREENMR from the coding sequence ATGCAGGTCGAAATGTGGTCGCTTGATCGGATCAAGCCTTACGAAAAGAATCCTCGCATCAACGATGACGCGGTTGCTCCGGTCGTCCAATCCATTAATGAATTCGGTTTTCGGCAACCGATCGTCGTGGATCCCGACGGTGTCATCATCGTCGGCCACACGCGTTGGAAAGCCGCCAAGCAGCTGAATCTTGCCGAGGTGCCGGTCCATGTGGCCACGGACCTCGAACCCGAAGCGGTAAAGGCCTACCGCATTGCCGACAACCGCACCGGCGAGAACGCCGAGTGGGATTTCGATCTGCTGCCGCTGGAAATCGGCGAACTGCAAAACGTCGGATTTAATTGTGAATTGCTGGGATTCAACAGCGACGAGTTGGCCAAGCTGCTCGATCCAGGTGTTGAACCGGGACTGACCGATCCTGATGATGTGCCAGAACCGCCCGACGATGCTGTCACGCAACCGGGTGACCTTTGGATTCTCGGAGACCACCGGCTTTTGTGCGGCGACTCGACCAGCGTCGAAGACCTCGATCGATTGCTCGCCGGCGCGAAGATTCAACTTTGCAATACGGATCCGCCGTACAACGTGAAGGTCGAACCGCGCAGCAAGAACGCGATCGCTGCCGGAAACAGCTCATTTGAGGCCGGCAAGGGCAAGTCCAAAGACGGACCGAAGAAGATGCGAGCCAAGGACCGGCCGCTGACCAATGACTTCGTTTCGGACGAAGAGTTCAACCGATTGCTCGAAGCCTGGTTCGGAAACATTGCTCGCGTTCTCGAACCCGGCCGCAGCTTCTACATTTGGGGAGGCTTCTCCAACATCGCAAACTATCCACCCGTGTTGGCCAAGGCGGGCCTGTATTTCTCGCAGGCCATCATCTGGGACAAGATGCACCCCGTGATGACGCGCAAAGACTTCATGGGCGCACACGAATGGGCATTCTACGGATGGAAAGAAGGGGCGGGCCACAAGTTCTTCGGGCCGAACAACGCGACGGATCTGTGGCATGTGAAGAAGATTCCGCCACAGCAGTTGGAACACCTCACCGGCAAACCGGCAGAACTCGCCGTCATGGCAATGCAGTACTCGTCACGGCGAGGTGAAAACGTCCTCGATCTCTTCGGCGGCAGCGGTTCGACGTTGATCGGGGCCGAACAGACCGGCCGCAATGCGTTCTTGATGGAACTCGACCCTCCGTACTGCGACGTCATTGTCGATCGCTATCAACGGTTCACCGGCAAAGCCGCCGTGCTCGAGCGGACCGGCGAGTCACCGATCCCCGTCGGCACGCGCGAGGAGAACATGCGATGA
- a CDS encoding winged helix-turn-helix domain-containing protein produces the protein MKKADVKIGGEYYAKVTNKKVVVRIDAENASGGWDATNLTTNKKVRIKTAGRLQGLARTTESTAEPAARAKKRVTKKKSDTNTAGEKKLSCVKAALQVLESAGEPMNTQEMIVAMVDQNLWESPGGKTPHATLYSAILRDLAKGEESRFVKTERGRFTVRS, from the coding sequence ATGAAAAAGGCAGATGTAAAGATCGGCGGCGAGTACTACGCCAAGGTGACGAACAAGAAGGTCGTTGTGCGGATCGACGCGGAGAACGCCTCGGGCGGTTGGGACGCAACCAACCTTACGACAAACAAGAAGGTCCGCATCAAGACGGCCGGCCGGTTGCAAGGACTGGCGCGGACGACCGAGTCGACTGCAGAGCCCGCCGCGCGAGCAAAGAAGCGAGTAACCAAGAAGAAGTCCGATACCAACACCGCCGGCGAGAAAAAGCTTTCCTGTGTGAAAGCCGCTTTGCAGGTTTTGGAATCCGCCGGCGAACCCATGAACACGCAGGAGATGATCGTCGCGATGGTCGACCAGAATCTTTGGGAAAGCCCCGGCGGAAAGACGCCGCACGCCACGCTGTACTCGGCGATTCTTCGCGACTTGGCCAAGGGCGAAGAAAGCCGATTCGTCAAGACCGAGCGTGGCCGGTTCACGGTGCGAAGCTAA
- a CDS encoding DUF4314 domain-containing protein codes for MKTKCDFKAGDRVRLIEMGDDPDPIPAGTPGTVAGVYPQHDWLQLDVDWDNGRSLMLSIPPDRVERLSGGTSKSNSSSQGN; via the coding sequence ATGAAAACCAAATGCGACTTTAAGGCGGGCGATCGCGTCCGCCTGATCGAGATGGGCGATGACCCCGATCCGATCCCAGCCGGCACGCCAGGAACGGTGGCCGGCGTCTATCCGCAACACGATTGGCTGCAACTCGATGTCGACTGGGACAACGGCCGGTCGCTGATGCTTTCCATTCCGCCGGATCGCGTCGAACGGCTTTCCGGCGGCACTTCCAAATCCAATTCTTCAAGCCAAGGAAACTGA
- a CDS encoding NADAR family protein: MSSSKLLADAEIKMDQPIKFYSTGDEYGEFSNFAAYPIRIGNRIWPTSEHYFQAMKFKDKKDQEQIRKANSPMLAARMGRDRKRTLRKDWESAKVNVMREALLAKFTQHEELRELLLGTGDAKIIEHTTNDDYWGDGGDGRGKNMLGRLLVDVRSTLREDLSKPKLE, from the coding sequence GTGTCTTCGTCGAAACTACTCGCAGACGCGGAAATCAAGATGGACCAGCCAATCAAGTTTTACAGTACGGGCGATGAATACGGCGAGTTTTCGAACTTCGCTGCGTATCCCATACGAATCGGCAATCGTATCTGGCCGACGAGTGAGCACTACTTCCAGGCGATGAAGTTCAAGGACAAAAAAGACCAAGAGCAGATTCGAAAAGCGAACTCGCCGATGCTCGCGGCAAGGATGGGGCGTGATCGCAAGCGTACCTTGCGCAAGGATTGGGAATCCGCCAAAGTGAACGTCATGCGTGAAGCACTGCTCGCGAAATTCACGCAACACGAAGAACTCCGAGAGTTGCTGCTCGGCACCGGCGACGCCAAAATCATCGAACACACAACGAATGACGATTACTGGGGCGACGGTGGCGATGGCCGAGGGAAGAATATGCTCGGCAGGCTTCTCGTCGACGTCCGTTCTACGTTGAGGGAAGACTTGTCGAAACCGAAGCTCGAGTAG
- a CDS encoding AAA family ATPase, with product MTQPTIHVIAGPNGAGKTTFAMRYLPKCVGCRDFLNADLIAVGLSPFDPDSQAVQAGRLMLSRMEELSNRAETFAIETTLAGRTHFRRLQRMKSELGYLVELVFVWLPNADFAIQRVANRVRQGGHNIPTPTIQRRFEQGIANFKNHFVSLADRWGVLDGSSYPASPIVFGETEKLRLIDKTAYATLKSQTPALLGEFDFDSPAEASEFISNLESAANETTRTIIDAASRVPAQILTWRNGQVVLVDPVTERFTTSQPPN from the coding sequence GTGACACAGCCAACGATCCATGTCATTGCTGGGCCGAACGGAGCTGGCAAAACGACGTTCGCAATGCGCTACCTACCAAAATGTGTTGGATGTCGCGATTTTCTCAATGCTGACTTGATCGCCGTAGGTCTGTCCCCTTTTGATCCCGATTCGCAGGCGGTGCAGGCTGGACGATTGATGCTTTCAAGAATGGAGGAATTGTCCAACCGTGCCGAGACGTTCGCCATTGAAACCACGCTTGCTGGCCGCACCCATTTTCGGCGATTGCAGCGCATGAAATCGGAGTTGGGATATCTCGTTGAGTTGGTGTTTGTTTGGTTGCCCAACGCTGATTTTGCGATTCAGCGAGTAGCCAACCGGGTTCGCCAGGGCGGGCACAACATTCCAACTCCAACAATCCAAAGGCGGTTTGAGCAAGGCATTGCAAACTTCAAGAATCACTTCGTCAGCCTCGCTGACCGCTGGGGCGTCCTCGATGGAAGTTCGTATCCAGCATCGCCTATAGTATTCGGGGAAACCGAGAAATTGCGTTTGATTGACAAGACCGCATACGCAACGCTCAAAAGCCAAACGCCAGCGTTGTTAGGTGAGTTTGACTTTGATTCACCCGCGGAAGCGAGCGAATTCATCTCAAATCTTGAATCAGCTGCTAACGAGACAACCAGGACGATCATCGATGCCGCTAGCCGTGTCCCCGCACAAATCCTGACTTGGCGTAACGGGCAAGTCGTCTTAGTTGATCCTGTTACAGAACGTTTCACTACAAGCCAGCCACCCAACTAA
- a CDS encoding amidoligase family protein: protein MLFGDTNLHANDIAFGIEIETHMPGNDRTPIGGYHNGLPVSWLPAGWKAERDGSIRTPAGRKPCEFVSPVLRGREGLENVGTAVDAIKERGARVNESCGLHITISWNGDAAALARLISLIANHEKAIYASTGTRRRERNQWAKQIKTYGNKDAAKTRCERDRYHLLNLTHLARGRQRIEIRAFAGTLNKTKLIGYIQMILGLAELALNQKRCAGWDYAKKPGTKSCWDRPDAGHGETELNRLFYRLGWTKGWYKGDLRNKRFGELTAGENGCDFRPVKKKLLDLARKYDQAI, encoded by the coding sequence ATGCTTTTCGGAGACACAAACTTGCACGCCAACGACATCGCCTTCGGTATCGAAATCGAAACCCACATGCCCGGAAACGACCGCACGCCGATCGGCGGTTATCACAACGGCCTTCCGGTTTCCTGGCTGCCGGCGGGTTGGAAAGCCGAACGCGACGGCAGCATCCGCACGCCGGCCGGCCGCAAACCTTGCGAGTTTGTTTCACCGGTCCTTCGCGGACGCGAGGGTTTGGAAAACGTCGGGACCGCGGTCGACGCGATCAAAGAACGCGGGGCGCGGGTCAACGAATCTTGCGGGCTGCACATCACCATTTCTTGGAACGGCGACGCGGCGGCCTTGGCCCGACTGATTTCCCTGATCGCCAACCATGAAAAGGCCATCTACGCATCGACCGGAACACGACGCCGCGAACGAAACCAATGGGCGAAGCAAATCAAAACCTACGGCAACAAGGACGCAGCAAAGACACGATGCGAACGAGACCGCTACCACCTCTTGAACCTGACACACTTGGCCCGCGGCCGGCAACGGATTGAGATTCGGGCCTTCGCCGGAACGCTCAACAAAACCAAATTGATCGGCTACATCCAAATGATTTTGGGCTTGGCTGAACTCGCCTTGAACCAAAAACGATGTGCGGGCTGGGACTACGCCAAGAAGCCGGGAACGAAATCTTGCTGGGACCGACCTGACGCCGGCCACGGGGAAACGGAATTGAACCGGCTCTTCTACCGGCTGGGTTGGACCAAGGGTTGGTACAAGGGAGACCTTCGCAACAAGCGATTCGGTGAACTGACCGCCGGCGAAAACGGATGCGACTTTCGCCCGGTCAAAAAGAAGCTTCTCGACTTGGCCCGCAAATACGACCAGGCAATCTGA